AATATGGGCTGGAAAAAATAATATCAAAAGACTTGAACTGACTGTAATGACCCACAATAAAAAGGCTGTTAATTTATACAGGAAGATGGGATTTAAAATAGAGGGAGTCAAGGAACACAGTATCTTACTGGATGGAAAATTCATAGATGAATATTATATGGGAAAAATACTATAAATAAAAAAAGAGGGTGTAATATGGAGAATCAGGCAAGGGAAAGTAAATTTGAATTATCTGTTTTAGGAGCTTTAGGAATCATGGGAAGTACAATATTTTATGTTTTTATAATTTTTGCGGGTTTATTAATTTTCTTGTTTCCTATAGGTCTTATAATTGGGGAGTTTACCCCTGTAAGTTTTGAAAAGTTAAAAGAAATTGCAAATTTATTGAGCGAACCTATTTTCAAGATCATACTAATAGTAGTAGCTGTGAAAAAAGCAAAAAAAATCAGTGATAACAACTTTAGGATAAGCTACCTGGGAAAATTAAACTATAAATTATTGTTGTCTGTTATTTTACTCATGATAGGATATTATTTTTGGTATCAGAGTTCTATCGGAGTAGTGACAAATAAGATTCCACTCCCTGAATTTTTAGAAGAAGTGTTTAAAGACATGGAGCTTCATCCCTATCCTGCAATTTTTTCTATTGCGATAATAGCTCCTATTTATGAAGAAATATTTATGAGGGGAATTATTTTAGCAGGTTTATTAAATAGATACAGTCCCAAAAAAGCTATAATTATTTCTGCATTAATTTTTGGAATATCGCATTTTAATATTGTACAATCTGTCAATGCCACACTCATAGGATTGATTTTAGGAATGATTTATTATAAAACCAACTCTTTGATCCTATGTATTGCTGTACATATGACCAACAATATATTTGCCATGATTATGGGGGTAGCGAAAGAATATATGGGATATTCTCCCAATATCATTTCATTTTTGGCAGGGGTAATAATATTCATAGGTTCAGCCATGTTGTTCTTTCGATATCTCAGGGAATTGGGTGAAAATTTAGGATGGTAAAAATTATATAAAAATCGGGAGGAATTATGAAAATATATTATTTCAGCGGATCGGGAACTCCTAGGGAAAGTTAAGATTTAGAAATAAAAAGGTAGACATAAATGAGGTCTAGAGATAAATCAGATGGAAGTGAAAGAAAGTATAATTTAATGGAGGAAAGATATGAATATCAGAAAGGGCAGAATAGATGATGTAGATAAGGTATATAGATTATATAAAAAAGTCTCCCAAACAGAAGGTGGGATAGCCAGGTTTGAAGATGAAGTTACCGAGGAGTATGTGGAAGGATTTGTAAAAAACGCATTGGATGACGGGGTTTTTATAGTGGCTGAAAAAGACGGGGATATAGTAGGAGAGATCCATGGATATAAAATCGGGATTAGAGTTTTTGACCATGTGTTGTCAAATATAACCATAGTGGTATCTCCTGATTTTTGTGGGGAAGGAATTGGTAAAAAAATATTCTTGAAATTAATTGAGGAAGGTAAAAAAATAGAAGGTGTTTCAAGGATGGAACTCATCGCCAGGGAGAGCAATAAAAAAGCATTAAAATTTTATGAAAGCCTGGGATTTGAGATAGAGGGAAAGATGAGGCAGAGGATTAAAAATTCAAAGGGTGAATTTGAAGCGGATATTCTCATGGGGATAATATTTTAATAGAAATAAAAAATAGGGGTTGAAAACAATGGGAAAGAATCAAAATGTTTATGACAATGAAATATTCTTTGAGGGTTATAAGGGAATCAGAGAACAGGAAAATAATTATAATAAGTTACAGGAACAACCTGCAATAAAAAGTTTACTGCCGGATCTAAAAGGAAAAAGAGTCTTGGACCTGGGCTGCGGTTATGGGGAAAGTTGCAGTTACTTTATAGAAAAGGGAGCAAAAAAGGTTGTAGGTATTGATATCTCCAGAAAAATGCTGGAAGTTGCCAGGGAAGAAAACTCCCATGAAAATATTGAATATTTAGAAAAGAGTATGGATGATATAGATAATTTAACGGGGAAATTTGATCTCATATATAGTTCCCTGGCACTCCATTATATGGAGGATTTTAAAAAATTATTGACGGATATAAATACACTGCTAGACACCGATGGGTTATTTATATATTCCCAGGAACATCCCCTGACTACAGCACATGAAAAGGGGCAGAGATGGACAAGGGATGAGAGTGGAATGAGAATCCACTATAATTTAGCTAATTATATGAAGAGCGGGAAAAGGGAAGTGACATGGTTTATCGACGGTGTTGTCAAATATCACAGGACCTTTTCAGAGATCATAAATACAGTGAATGAATGCGGATTTCAAATAGAGAAAGTTTTGGAGCCCTTACCCAGCAAAGAGGATATAAAGCTTATTCCAAAGATGGTACAGGATTTTCATAAGCCTAATTTTTTAATTATAAGGGCAGGAAGAAGATAAATTATCAGGGATTTAAGATAGTATATAAAATTTTATAAAAAGAGGTGCAACATGGAAAATCAGGTTAGGGAAAGTAAATTTGAATTATCTGTTTTAGGAGCTGTATGGACTGCAATATTTTATACTTTTATAGTTGTGGTTATCATAGGGTTATTATGGGCTCCTTTTAGTCTTATGATTGGGGCTGTTTATCGTGAAAACTCTTTTGAAAATCTTCAAAATATTCAAGCAGTCATGGGTTTAGTGGGAGAATCTATTTTAGACATAATAATAATAATATTAGCTGTGAAAAAAGCCAAAAAAATGAGTGACAATAATTTTAGGATAAAATACCTGGGAAAGTTTAACTATAAATTACTGTTGTCTGTTATTTTACTGATCATAGGATATTATTTTTGGTATCAGAGTTCCATCGGGGTAATCACAGACAAGATTCCGCTTCCTGAATTTTTAGAAGAAGCAGAAAAAGAGATGGAACTGCATCCCTATTCTGCATTTTTTTCTCTGGTGATAACAGCTCCTATTTTCGAAGAATTTTTAATGAGGGGGATTATTTTAGCAGGCTTATTGAACAGGTACAGCCCCAGGAAAGCTATAATTATCTCTTCCTTGATCTTCGGGATATATCATTTTAATATTGTACAATCTGTCAATGCAACACTGATAGGACTGGTTTTAGGGATAATCTATTATAAAACCAACTCTTTGATCCTGTGCATTGCTCTACACATGACCAACAATATTTTTGCCGCGATTATGGGGGGAGCAACAGAATATATGGGATATTCTCCCAATATAATTTCGTTTTCGGCAGGGGTAATAATATTCATAGGTTC
This is a stretch of genomic DNA from Psychrilyobacter piezotolerans. It encodes these proteins:
- a CDS encoding CPBP family intramembrane glutamic endopeptidase, whose amino-acid sequence is MENQARESKFELSVLGALGIMGSTIFYVFIIFAGLLIFLFPIGLIIGEFTPVSFEKLKEIANLLSEPIFKIILIVVAVKKAKKISDNNFRISYLGKLNYKLLLSVILLMIGYYFWYQSSIGVVTNKIPLPEFLEEVFKDMELHPYPAIFSIAIIAPIYEEIFMRGIILAGLLNRYSPKKAIIISALIFGISHFNIVQSVNATLIGLILGMIYYKTNSLILCIAVHMTNNIFAMIMGVAKEYMGYSPNIISFLAGVIIFIGSAMLFFRYLRELGENLGW
- a CDS encoding CPBP family intramembrane glutamic endopeptidase — encoded protein: MENQVRESKFELSVLGAVWTAIFYTFIVVVIIGLLWAPFSLMIGAVYRENSFENLQNIQAVMGLVGESILDIIIIILAVKKAKKMSDNNFRIKYLGKFNYKLLLSVILLIIGYYFWYQSSIGVITDKIPLPEFLEEAEKEMELHPYSAFFSLVITAPIFEEFLMRGIILAGLLNRYSPRKAIIISSLIFGIYHFNIVQSVNATLIGLVLGIIYYKTNSLILCIALHMTNNIFAAIMGGATEYMGYSPNIISFSAGVIIFIGSALLFFRYLRESDAETKFTMLESKENKKWSLF
- a CDS encoding class I SAM-dependent methyltransferase produces the protein MGKNQNVYDNEIFFEGYKGIREQENNYNKLQEQPAIKSLLPDLKGKRVLDLGCGYGESCSYFIEKGAKKVVGIDISRKMLEVAREENSHENIEYLEKSMDDIDNLTGKFDLIYSSLALHYMEDFKKLLTDINTLLDTDGLFIYSQEHPLTTAHEKGQRWTRDESGMRIHYNLANYMKSGKREVTWFIDGVVKYHRTFSEIINTVNECGFQIEKVLEPLPSKEDIKLIPKMVQDFHKPNFLIIRAGRR
- a CDS encoding GNAT family N-acetyltransferase, which gives rise to MNIRKGRIDDVDKVYRLYKKVSQTEGGIARFEDEVTEEYVEGFVKNALDDGVFIVAEKDGDIVGEIHGYKIGIRVFDHVLSNITIVVSPDFCGEGIGKKIFLKLIEEGKKIEGVSRMELIARESNKKALKFYESLGFEIEGKMRQRIKNSKGEFEADILMGIIF